In a genomic window of Demequina muriae:
- a CDS encoding copper transporter codes for MMKDFRYHVVSLVAVFLALAVGVVLGSGPMRDALVGDLSDQISSLEEEAESARADADAAQAQTTTAQQFTDEAAPALLSETLLGVAVATVEVAGPDPQDSSGVRDRLVQAGATVAAEIVIEEAWTNPDQTAFRSSLASTMAPNVVGVDDATSPTTVLSHALAQALMPGVLPPGSTEDDLSGTDFPDPANAAERSALLLDLLVEAELVSGTTTAPIESFAIIAGPGAEDDAARAELSSSLAATAVVLADYTAGVAVASGPDAPGDLASAVQNSPDASAVVATVVEGTDSYGQISVPLAISQAFSGTVGHYGPGEGRTLVPPTP; via the coding sequence ATGATGAAGGACTTCCGTTACCACGTCGTGTCGCTCGTCGCGGTGTTCCTTGCGCTCGCGGTCGGCGTCGTGCTCGGCTCCGGTCCCATGCGGGACGCGCTCGTCGGGGACCTGTCGGACCAGATCTCCTCCCTCGAGGAGGAGGCCGAGTCGGCCCGTGCGGACGCCGATGCGGCCCAGGCGCAGACCACCACCGCACAGCAGTTCACGGACGAAGCGGCGCCAGCGCTGCTGTCGGAGACCCTGCTGGGGGTGGCGGTGGCCACCGTGGAGGTCGCCGGGCCGGATCCGCAGGACTCCTCCGGCGTCCGCGACCGGCTCGTGCAGGCGGGTGCCACCGTGGCGGCAGAGATCGTCATCGAAGAGGCGTGGACGAATCCCGACCAGACGGCCTTCCGTTCGTCGCTGGCGTCCACCATGGCTCCCAACGTGGTCGGGGTGGACGACGCGACCTCGCCCACGACGGTGCTGTCGCACGCGCTGGCACAGGCGCTCATGCCGGGCGTCCTGCCGCCCGGCTCCACCGAGGACGACCTCTCCGGAACAGACTTCCCCGATCCTGCCAACGCCGCTGAACGCTCGGCGCTGCTCCTCGACCTGCTGGTCGAGGCGGAGCTCGTCTCCGGCACCACCACTGCGCCGATCGAGTCCTTCGCGATCATCGCCGGCCCGGGCGCCGAGGACGATGCCGCCAGGGCCGAGCTGTCGAGCTCGCTCGCCGCGACCGCGGTGGTGCTGGCGGATTACACCGCAGGAGTCGCGGTCGCCTCGGGGCCCGACGCGCCCGGCGATCTGGCAAGCGCCGTGCAGAACTCTCCCGATGCATCGGCCGTCGTGGCAACGGTCGTGGAGGGCACCGACAGCTACGGCCAGATCTCGGTGCCACTCGCGATCTCCCAGGCCTTTTCTGGCACCGTCGGCCACTATGGACCGGGGGAGGGGCGCACCTTGGTGCCCCCGACGCCGTGA
- a CDS encoding CTP synthase → MERTRFSSGTDHVTRHIFVTGGVVSSLGKGLTASSLGRLLRSRGLRVTMQKLDPYLNVDPGTMNPFQHGEVFVTDDGAETDLDIGHYERFLDVKLSASSNVTTGQVYSQVIAKERRGEYLGDTVQVIPHITDEIKRRMRDQAGPECDVIITEVGGTVGDIESQPFLEAARQIRHDVGRDNVFFLHVSLVPYIGPSGELKTKPTQHSVAALRSIGIQPDAIVCRADREIPQAMKNKIALMCDVEGEAVVTAKDAPSIYDIPRVLHSEGLDAYVVRRLNLPFHDVEWGAWQQVLDRVHRPQHQVEVALVGKYVDLPDAYLSVGEALRAGGFHHSAKVSIRWVASDTCQTPEGAQKALGGVDAVLVPGGFGVRGVDGKIGALRWARENRVPTLGICLGLQTMVMEYARNVLGLEGASSSEFDPGTPHPVVATMEEQHEFIDGEGDMGGTMRLGEYQAVLKEGSVAAETYGATTVGERHRHRYEVNNAYRQQLEEAGLVVSGESPDRELVEFVELPRETHPYYISTQAHPEFLSRPTKAHPLFAGLIGAALEVREAAAEATTEPATA, encoded by the coding sequence GTGGAGCGAACGCGATTCTCGTCCGGCACGGACCATGTCACCCGTCACATCTTTGTCACGGGAGGCGTTGTGTCCTCCCTCGGCAAAGGCCTTACTGCATCGTCCTTGGGACGCCTCTTGCGCTCGCGCGGACTGCGCGTCACGATGCAGAAGCTCGATCCCTATCTCAACGTGGATCCGGGCACGATGAACCCCTTCCAGCACGGCGAGGTCTTCGTCACCGATGACGGTGCCGAGACCGACCTGGACATCGGACACTACGAACGCTTCCTCGACGTCAAGCTGTCGGCGAGCTCGAACGTCACGACCGGCCAGGTCTACTCGCAGGTGATCGCCAAGGAGCGCCGCGGCGAGTACCTGGGCGACACGGTCCAGGTGATTCCGCACATCACCGACGAGATCAAGCGCCGCATGCGCGATCAGGCGGGACCCGAGTGCGACGTCATCATCACCGAGGTGGGCGGCACCGTGGGCGACATCGAGTCGCAGCCGTTCCTCGAGGCAGCACGTCAGATCCGGCACGATGTGGGCCGCGACAATGTGTTCTTCCTGCACGTCTCGCTGGTGCCGTACATCGGCCCGTCGGGGGAGCTCAAGACCAAGCCCACCCAGCACTCGGTGGCGGCGCTGCGTTCGATCGGCATCCAGCCCGACGCGATCGTGTGCCGCGCTGATCGTGAGATCCCGCAGGCGATGAAGAACAAGATCGCCCTGATGTGCGACGTCGAGGGCGAGGCGGTCGTGACCGCCAAGGACGCCCCCAGCATCTACGACATCCCCCGCGTGCTGCACTCTGAGGGTCTGGACGCGTACGTGGTCCGGCGCCTGAACCTGCCGTTCCACGACGTCGAGTGGGGCGCGTGGCAGCAAGTCCTGGACCGCGTCCACCGCCCCCAGCACCAGGTCGAGGTCGCGTTGGTCGGCAAGTACGTCGACCTGCCGGACGCCTACCTGTCGGTGGGCGAGGCGCTGCGCGCTGGCGGCTTCCACCACAGCGCGAAGGTCAGTATCCGATGGGTCGCCTCCGACACGTGCCAGACGCCTGAGGGCGCGCAGAAGGCACTGGGCGGCGTCGACGCCGTGCTGGTGCCTGGCGGCTTCGGCGTGCGCGGCGTCGACGGCAAGATCGGCGCGCTGCGCTGGGCGCGCGAGAACCGCGTGCCCACGCTCGGCATCTGCCTGGGCCTTCAGACCATGGTCATGGAGTATGCCCGCAACGTGCTCGGCCTCGAGGGCGCCTCGAGCTCCGAGTTCGACCCGGGAACGCCGCACCCCGTGGTCGCCACCATGGAGGAGCAGCACGAGTTCATCGATGGTGAAGGCGACATGGGCGGCACCATGCGGCTGGGCGAGTACCAGGCGGTCCTCAAGGAGGGGTCGGTCGCGGCCGAGACCTACGGCGCGACCACCGTCGGCGAGCGTCACCGTCACCGCTACGAGGTCAACAACGCCTATCGCCAGCAGCTGGAGGAGGCCGGTCTCGTGGTGTCGGGGGAGTCTCCGGACCGCGAGCTGGTCGAGTTCGTCGAGCTGCCGCGCGAGACTCACCCGTATTACATCTCGACGCAGGCCCACCCCGAGTTCCTGTCGCGGCCCACGAAGGCGCACCCGCTGTTCGCCGGGCTCATCGGCGCTGCTCTCGAGGTGCGCGAGGCCGCCGCAGAGGCGACGACCGAGCCCGCGACTGCATGA
- a CDS encoding HAD-IIA family hydrolase, whose translation MTASDLRGSDEPLFTAFDAALVDLDGVAYRGPHAIPSAPPALAAAREAGMSVVFVTNNASREPETVAAHLTDLGMPAEVDEVMTAAQAVAALMRESLDAGASVYVVGGAGLRTAVTQAGYRIVDAAEPTPDAVVQGFSPDVSWREMAEASYAIRAGARYFASNKDLTIPNERGVAPGNGALINVVVTATGVEPPGAGKPEPAMFRLAAAKVDAELPLVVGDRLDTDLKGARAADMPGLQVLTGVDGVREAILAPPAHRPSFLGRDLTALADPHPHPEREGARWRVRAATAWIQGGVLRVDEADAGPDGLDGARAACAAAWEAADGGATVTVESTPGREVRSSHG comes from the coding sequence ATGACCGCATCGGACCTGCGGGGAAGCGACGAGCCGCTCTTCACTGCCTTCGACGCCGCGCTCGTGGACCTCGACGGTGTCGCGTATCGCGGTCCTCACGCGATCCCGTCCGCACCGCCGGCGCTCGCCGCAGCGCGCGAGGCCGGCATGAGTGTGGTGTTCGTGACCAACAACGCGTCCCGCGAGCCCGAGACCGTGGCCGCCCACTTGACCGACTTGGGCATGCCCGCGGAGGTCGACGAGGTGATGACGGCCGCACAGGCAGTCGCCGCACTCATGCGCGAGTCTCTCGACGCGGGTGCGAGCGTCTACGTCGTCGGGGGTGCGGGTCTGCGCACGGCCGTGACACAGGCGGGCTACCGCATCGTCGACGCGGCAGAGCCCACGCCCGATGCGGTGGTCCAGGGCTTCTCGCCGGACGTGTCGTGGCGCGAGATGGCGGAGGCTTCGTACGCCATCCGGGCGGGCGCGCGATACTTCGCGTCCAACAAGGATCTGACGATTCCGAACGAGCGGGGAGTGGCTCCCGGGAACGGCGCTCTCATCAACGTGGTGGTGACCGCCACGGGCGTGGAGCCTCCCGGCGCGGGCAAGCCGGAGCCTGCCATGTTTCGACTCGCAGCGGCGAAGGTCGACGCTGAACTCCCCCTCGTCGTAGGCGACCGTCTCGACACAGACCTCAAGGGGGCTCGCGCGGCCGACATGCCCGGTCTGCAGGTGCTGACCGGCGTCGATGGAGTGCGCGAGGCCATCCTGGCCCCGCCCGCGCATCGGCCGTCCTTCCTCGGCCGAGACCTGACCGCTCTCGCCGACCCCCACCCTCACCCGGAGCGCGAGGGCGCCAGGTGGCGCGTCCGTGCCGCGACCGCGTGGATCCAGGGCGGAGTTCTCCGTGTCGACGAGGCCGATGCGGGCCCGGACGGACTCGACGGCGCCCGCGCCGCGTGCGCCGCCGCGTGGGAGGCCGCAGACGGCGGCGCCACCGTGACGGTTGAGTCCACGCCCGGCCGGGAGGTACGCTCGTCCCATGGGTGA
- a CDS encoding TlyA family RNA methyltransferase, which produces MVRLDRALHARGLARSRSHAQELIAAGAVTVDGRVATKSAHPVSDDAVLDVAPDAGRYVSRAAHKLVGALDACAPDGLSVDGRRALDAGASTGGFTQVLLERGAAHVLAVDVGHDQLSPSIRGDARVTVREGVNVRDLDASTPGAGVGLVVADLSFIALPLVIPALVAFAGEGADHLLMVKPQFEVGRGKLSARGVVTSQAARASAVRGVARAMADAGLTLHRVARSALPGPQGNVEFFIWASNVWQARSGDAHARPVLDGELLEQAIAREVKEDS; this is translated from the coding sequence GTGGTGCGCCTCGACCGGGCATTGCATGCACGCGGGCTTGCTCGGTCCCGTTCGCATGCCCAAGAACTGATCGCCGCAGGCGCGGTCACCGTCGACGGCAGAGTGGCGACCAAGTCCGCGCACCCGGTGTCGGACGATGCCGTGCTAGACGTCGCTCCCGACGCGGGACGCTATGTCTCGCGTGCCGCCCACAAGCTCGTCGGCGCTCTCGACGCGTGTGCTCCGGACGGGCTCTCCGTGGACGGACGCCGGGCGCTCGACGCGGGCGCCTCGACGGGTGGCTTCACCCAGGTGCTGCTCGAGCGGGGGGCCGCTCATGTGCTGGCCGTCGACGTGGGCCATGATCAGCTCTCCCCGTCGATCCGTGGCGACGCGCGCGTGACGGTGCGCGAGGGCGTCAACGTACGCGATCTCGACGCGAGCACCCCGGGTGCGGGCGTGGGTCTCGTCGTCGCCGACCTGTCGTTCATCGCGCTGCCGCTCGTCATCCCCGCGCTCGTGGCCTTCGCCGGCGAGGGCGCCGATCACCTGCTCATGGTCAAACCGCAGTTCGAGGTGGGGCGCGGCAAGCTGAGCGCGCGAGGCGTCGTGACGTCCCAGGCAGCACGCGCATCGGCCGTCCGTGGCGTGGCCCGGGCCATGGCGGATGCGGGGCTCACTCTGCATCGGGTGGCGCGCAGCGCACTGCCTGGCCCACAGGGCAACGTGGAGTTCTTCATCTGGGCCTCGAACGTCTGGCAGGCTAGGAGCGGCGACGCGCACGCGCGTCCTGTGCTCGACGGAGAGTTGCTCGAGCAGGCCATTGCACGCGAGGTGAAGGAAGACTCATGA
- a CDS encoding NAD kinase: protein MTRRILIVANPHRPETLEAGEEVARVLADAGIDCCTDFTPGVSVPIEAAIVLGGDGTMLHAARMTHGTDIPLLGVNLGRVGFLAELERDDVARAAQRLADGDYTVEERGTLRVTVTSADGTVEEGWALNEATLERANRLRTLEVTLAVDGEPLSSFGCDGVVVSTATGSTAHAFSAGGPVMWPDVDALLCVPLAAHALFARPLVVGPSSSFAIQVVPSSESSGQVVLDGAHSIEAGRGSVVDIRRGVHSVRLARMSDAPFTARLVRKFSLPTDGWRGERAYPTPIGQEIHSEHWAVEHDAAPVAEPVRAGGPDEDG from the coding sequence ATGACCCGCAGGATCCTGATCGTCGCCAATCCGCACCGCCCCGAGACCCTCGAGGCAGGCGAGGAGGTCGCGCGGGTGCTCGCTGACGCGGGCATCGACTGCTGCACTGACTTCACGCCCGGCGTGTCCGTGCCGATCGAGGCCGCGATCGTCCTGGGAGGAGACGGCACGATGCTGCACGCCGCCCGCATGACGCACGGCACCGACATTCCGCTGCTGGGAGTGAACCTTGGCCGGGTGGGATTCCTCGCCGAGCTGGAGCGCGACGATGTCGCTCGTGCCGCCCAGCGCCTCGCCGACGGCGACTACACGGTCGAGGAGCGCGGCACCCTCCGCGTGACGGTCACCAGCGCCGACGGCACCGTCGAGGAGGGATGGGCCCTCAACGAAGCGACGCTCGAGCGCGCGAACCGGCTGCGCACGCTCGAGGTGACGCTCGCCGTCGATGGCGAGCCGCTGTCGAGCTTCGGATGCGACGGCGTGGTGGTGTCGACCGCCACCGGGTCCACGGCTCACGCCTTCTCCGCGGGCGGCCCGGTGATGTGGCCAGACGTGGATGCGCTGCTGTGCGTCCCTCTCGCGGCGCACGCGCTGTTCGCCCGCCCCCTCGTGGTGGGACCGTCATCGTCGTTCGCGATCCAGGTGGTGCCCAGCTCCGAGTCGTCCGGCCAGGTGGTGCTCGATGGCGCGCACAGCATCGAGGCGGGCCGCGGTTCCGTGGTCGACATCCGCCGCGGAGTGCACAGCGTGCGCCTCGCGCGTATGTCCGACGCTCCCTTCACCGCCCGTCTGGTGCGCAAGTTCTCCCTGCCGACCGACGGCTGGCGGGGCGAACGCGCCTACCCGACGCCGATCGGTCAGGAGATCCATTCCGAGCACTGGGCTGTCGAGCACGACGCTGCGCCGGTGGCCGAACCGGTGCGTGCCGGCGGCCCCGACGAGGACGGGTGA
- the recN gene encoding DNA repair protein RecN has product MLHELTISDLGVIESARLEFGPGLTCVTGETGAGKTMVLTGLGLILGAKTVPATVRTGADAAVAEAIIDVPAAGPLAERLADAGVAVEEDGSAVVARTVGATTRSRAVMGGRTVPQTLLGEVAAELVTVHGQSDQVRLRSPARQRDTLDAYGGAETADARRDYAAAWDEWLTAAERLRRMQEGADAERAEVARLRDDLAAIDAVAPEAGEDAALVAEAGVLENAEAVRTGAAAAYEAIAGDEAITVVATLEAARRALADAARHDSALAALEERLADYSYGATDVGAELASYLDRLDADPGRLDEINQRRSDLATLTRRIGVPDVDGVLAYAERARPRVEEDDAWDETLVARREDEARCRAALEAAATTLHDARAAVGERLARAVRDELALLAMPDADIAIAVERTEPTAHGADVVTMTLASHPGAPHRPVADAASGGELSRIMLAIEVSLAGADHESDDTARTFIFDEVDAGVGGKAAVAVGNRLAQLARTHQVIVVTHLAQVAAFADTHVVVAKSTDGAVTRAQVGAVTGEDRVQEIARLLSGQEDSTTARAHALELLEGSAVAR; this is encoded by the coding sequence GTGCTGCATGAGCTGACCATCTCCGATCTCGGGGTGATCGAGTCCGCGCGACTCGAGTTCGGTCCAGGACTGACATGCGTGACCGGCGAGACGGGCGCGGGCAAGACGATGGTGCTGACGGGCCTGGGTCTGATCCTGGGGGCGAAGACCGTTCCCGCCACGGTGCGCACAGGGGCCGATGCGGCGGTCGCCGAGGCGATCATCGACGTCCCGGCCGCAGGGCCGCTCGCCGAGCGTCTGGCCGACGCGGGCGTCGCCGTGGAGGAGGACGGCTCGGCGGTGGTGGCCCGCACGGTGGGAGCGACCACGCGGTCGCGCGCCGTCATGGGCGGTCGCACCGTTCCGCAGACCCTGTTGGGCGAGGTCGCGGCGGAGCTGGTGACCGTGCACGGTCAGTCGGATCAGGTGCGTCTGCGCTCGCCCGCCCGCCAGCGCGACACCCTGGACGCGTACGGCGGCGCCGAGACCGCCGATGCGCGTCGCGACTACGCCGCAGCGTGGGACGAGTGGCTCACGGCCGCGGAGCGCCTGCGCCGGATGCAGGAAGGAGCCGACGCCGAGCGCGCAGAGGTGGCTCGCCTGCGCGACGACCTCGCCGCGATCGACGCTGTCGCTCCCGAGGCGGGAGAGGACGCGGCGCTCGTCGCCGAGGCCGGGGTGCTGGAGAACGCCGAGGCGGTGCGCACCGGCGCCGCGGCCGCATACGAGGCGATCGCGGGCGACGAGGCGATCACGGTGGTCGCGACGCTCGAGGCCGCTCGGCGTGCTCTCGCGGATGCGGCCAGGCATGACAGTGCGCTCGCAGCGCTCGAGGAGCGCCTCGCGGACTACTCGTACGGCGCGACGGACGTCGGCGCGGAGCTCGCCTCGTATCTCGACCGCCTGGACGCCGATCCGGGCCGTCTCGACGAGATCAACCAGCGCCGTTCCGACCTGGCGACGCTGACGCGCCGCATCGGCGTGCCGGATGTCGACGGCGTGCTCGCCTACGCCGAGCGCGCTCGTCCGCGGGTCGAGGAGGACGACGCCTGGGACGAGACTCTTGTGGCCCGTCGGGAGGACGAGGCGCGCTGCCGCGCGGCGCTCGAGGCCGCAGCCACGACTCTCCACGACGCGCGCGCCGCGGTCGGCGAGCGACTCGCGCGTGCGGTGCGCGACGAGTTGGCGCTTCTCGCGATGCCGGATGCTGACATCGCGATCGCGGTCGAGCGCACCGAGCCGACGGCGCATGGCGCCGACGTGGTGACGATGACGCTGGCGTCTCACCCGGGGGCTCCCCACCGCCCGGTCGCGGACGCGGCGAGCGGCGGCGAGTTGTCGCGCATCATGCTGGCAATCGAGGTGTCGCTCGCCGGCGCCGACCATGAGTCCGATGACACGGCGCGCACGTTCATCTTCGACGAGGTGGACGCTGGCGTCGGCGGCAAGGCGGCCGTGGCGGTCGGAAACCGACTGGCTCAGCTGGCGCGCACGCACCAGGTCATCGTCGTCACGCATCTGGCCCAGGTGGCCGCCTTCGCCGACACCCACGTGGTGGTGGCGAAATCCACCGACGGCGCGGTGACGCGTGCACAGGTGGGCGCCGTCACTGGCGAGGACCGAGTGCAGGAGATCGCACGGCTGCTGTCGGGCCAGGAGGACTCGACGACGGCACGCGCCCATGCGCTTGAGCTGTTGGAGGGCTCCGCCGTGGCACGATGA
- the steA gene encoding putative cytokinetic ring protein SteA — protein sequence MSRSDRTTSGDDGTVTGALRIEPSVRTLLRRLRPGDVAVIDILDLDQQTAEAIAERRPAAVVDVQAAISGRYPTGGPRVLLEADIPLIDEVGGAILGTKDGAQASISGSQVLVGGDVIAEGRLVTLDVLTEVMVGATEGLRVQLATFTANAMDHVEREADTILDGAGLPDLGLDLDGRHVVIVAPGLRHREQLTAIRRYVRDHRPILIAVGEAADATLALASAPHLIIGDVDGVGDDALRSADRVLLHEPRGGASGQARVDALGLAHSVSDSALSSVALAILLAHAGGASVIVTVGVESSLQDYLDTSQADASGTFLARLQAGTSIVDAPAVAQVYRHRYSAWTLVLLVVSGLLALAVAIASTPAGRAWVADLWTAATSWIGGT from the coding sequence ATGAGCCGTTCCGACCGCACGACCAGCGGGGACGACGGCACCGTCACCGGCGCTCTGCGCATCGAACCGAGTGTGAGGACGCTGCTGCGTCGCCTGCGCCCCGGAGACGTGGCCGTCATCGACATCCTCGACCTCGATCAGCAGACCGCCGAGGCCATCGCGGAGCGTCGTCCTGCCGCCGTGGTGGACGTCCAGGCCGCGATCTCCGGCAGGTATCCGACCGGAGGGCCTCGTGTCCTCCTCGAGGCGGACATCCCGCTCATCGACGAGGTGGGCGGCGCGATCCTCGGAACCAAGGACGGCGCCCAGGCGAGCATCAGCGGGTCTCAGGTGCTGGTGGGCGGCGACGTCATCGCGGAGGGAAGGCTCGTCACGCTGGACGTGCTGACCGAGGTGATGGTCGGCGCCACCGAGGGTCTGCGCGTCCAGCTCGCGACGTTCACTGCGAATGCGATGGACCACGTCGAGCGCGAGGCGGACACGATCCTCGACGGTGCGGGCCTGCCCGACCTGGGACTCGACCTCGACGGGCGCCACGTCGTGATCGTCGCGCCCGGCCTCCGCCACCGCGAGCAGCTCACCGCGATTCGACGCTATGTCCGCGACCATCGCCCCATCCTCATCGCCGTCGGCGAGGCGGCCGATGCGACCCTCGCGCTGGCCTCGGCGCCTCACCTCATCATCGGAGACGTCGACGGCGTCGGCGATGATGCACTGCGGTCTGCTGACCGCGTGCTGCTTCACGAGCCACGTGGGGGTGCCTCGGGGCAGGCACGCGTCGACGCGCTCGGCCTCGCGCACAGCGTCTCCGACTCGGCGCTGTCGTCCGTGGCCCTCGCAATCCTGCTGGCACACGCCGGCGGGGCGTCGGTGATCGTGACGGTCGGCGTCGAGTCGTCGCTTCAGGACTACCTCGACACCTCGCAGGCCGATGCGTCGGGCACGTTCCTGGCCCGGCTCCAGGCGGGCACGAGCATCGTCGATGCGCCTGCGGTCGCGCAGGTCTACCGGCACCGCTACTCCGCCTGGACGCTCGTCCTGCTCGTCGTCTCAGGCCTCCTCGCGCTGGCCGTGGCGATCGCCTCGACCCCGGCCGGGCGGGCGTGGGTGGCTGACCTCTGGACGGCGGCGACGTCGTGGATCGGTGGCACATGA